A region from the Streptomyces sp. NBC_01233 genome encodes:
- a CDS encoding transcriptional regulator, translating into MVSPDGIGELLRTIRERADRTREQQAKRMTAAGLVCTVENLKRWETEKRLPTPVWRSAIRTVYGLTDEQLDQALDNTRRHRRQQRKDDDVKRRKLFTLAAATAGFAVLPGIAQAREGIDTGLDADGAGDLAYLEGAFERHRGGYNGRAPDTVLGEMREDLALLATVLGRPHPARDRTDLARTAAGISGLVAIVQHDRGDQADAHRWFATAARAARESGDRRMTSWVLGRHAMVGLNYGAPGQAARIAAQARREAGARPSGAAALAAAVNARALAAIGDVPGARRAVDDVRTLAEQLDGPESRDTWFGYPPQKHHVHLSQAYTLLGDTRAAYRAQDDALALTVSPSVMTRALVAMDTAACLRVDGDPGAAAAMAAAVYDRLPPAYRSGLVHSRAQLLHQHLDGAPRRLLGDALA; encoded by the coding sequence ATGGTGAGCCCAGACGGAATCGGCGAGCTGCTGCGCACCATCAGGGAGCGGGCGGACCGGACCCGCGAGCAGCAGGCCAAGCGCATGACCGCCGCCGGCCTCGTGTGCACGGTCGAGAACCTGAAGCGCTGGGAGACCGAGAAGCGATTACCGACTCCGGTCTGGCGCTCGGCGATCCGCACCGTCTACGGGCTGACCGACGAGCAGCTGGACCAGGCCCTGGACAACACCCGGAGGCATCGCAGGCAGCAGAGGAAGGACGACGACGTGAAGCGACGCAAGCTGTTCACCCTCGCGGCGGCCACGGCGGGGTTCGCCGTGCTGCCCGGCATCGCGCAGGCCCGGGAGGGCATCGACACCGGCCTGGACGCCGACGGCGCCGGGGACCTCGCCTACCTCGAGGGCGCCTTCGAGCGGCACCGCGGCGGTTACAACGGACGGGCGCCCGACACGGTCCTGGGCGAGATGCGTGAGGACCTAGCGCTCCTCGCCACCGTCCTGGGCCGGCCCCACCCCGCACGGGACCGCACCGACCTGGCGCGCACGGCCGCCGGGATCTCCGGCCTGGTGGCGATCGTCCAGCACGACCGCGGCGACCAGGCCGACGCGCACCGCTGGTTCGCCACCGCCGCGCGGGCGGCCCGCGAGTCTGGGGACCGGCGGATGACTTCCTGGGTGCTCGGCCGCCATGCCATGGTCGGCCTGAACTACGGGGCCCCGGGGCAGGCCGCCCGCATCGCCGCGCAGGCCCGCCGGGAGGCCGGCGCCCGCCCGTCCGGCGCGGCCGCACTCGCGGCCGCCGTCAACGCCCGCGCCCTGGCCGCCATCGGCGACGTCCCCGGCGCCCGCCGCGCGGTCGACGACGTCCGCACGCTGGCCGAGCAGTTGGACGGCCCCGAGTCGAGGGACACCTGGTTCGGCTACCCGCCCCAGAAGCACCACGTCCACCTGTCCCAGGCGTACACGCTGCTCGGCGACACCCGCGCCGCGTACCGGGCGCAGGACGACGCCCTGGCCCTCACGGTCTCGCCATCGGTGATGACCCGCGCGCTGGTCGCCATGGACACCGCCGCCTGTCTGCGGGTCGACGGAGATCCGGGCGCGGCCGCAGCGATGGCTGCCGCCGTCTACGACCGGCTACCGCCCGCGTACCGGAGCGGCCTGGTGCACTCCCGCGCCCAACTGCTCCACCAGCACCTGGACGGCGCCCCGCGCCGGCTGCTCGGCGACGCCCTCGCTTGA
- a CDS encoding cupin domain-containing protein — translation MTTAIDAAVRSLGGDFLAGAFGRDFQHWSQAAAGLRGLFTWDDLNDLVARHRLDAPRLRLFNDGEQVPPYEYLHTSVTKRSEVRHRVEPSGLHRQISAGASLVLDAVDKLHPGVQDLAEALERHFRTDVQANLYASWHPTEAFGIHWDDHDTVVFQLEGAKRWNLYGATRTDPLRLDVEAPEKPDGPPLAEVVLQAGDMLYVPRGWWHAVAATQGRSLHLTCGLTPATGHHLLVWLAGQLLHSPTLRANVPTVAGPADRAAYAEQLRKEVAEALHPHVVAEFAASMDARDPGRPAPSLPHIGVVPADPELILALTTARAALEGADGSVVLRAAGHEWELHPSVRPVLEALVSGARLTFGELAERSGLTVEQVAALATELVSKDAAAVSHR, via the coding sequence ATGACCACCGCGATTGACGCGGCGGTCCGGAGCCTCGGCGGGGACTTCCTCGCCGGGGCTTTCGGCCGCGACTTCCAGCACTGGTCACAGGCCGCCGCAGGGCTGCGCGGCCTGTTCACGTGGGACGACCTGAACGACCTGGTGGCCCGCCACCGGCTCGATGCCCCGCGCCTGCGCCTGTTCAACGACGGGGAGCAGGTCCCGCCGTACGAGTACCTGCACACCTCGGTCACCAAGCGCTCCGAGGTCCGCCACCGGGTCGAACCCTCCGGCCTCCACCGGCAGATCAGCGCTGGCGCCTCCCTCGTCCTGGACGCCGTGGACAAACTCCACCCCGGCGTCCAAGACCTGGCCGAGGCGCTGGAGAGGCACTTCCGCACCGACGTCCAGGCCAACCTGTACGCGTCCTGGCACCCCACCGAGGCCTTCGGGATCCACTGGGACGACCACGACACGGTGGTCTTCCAGCTGGAAGGGGCGAAGCGCTGGAACCTGTACGGGGCCACCCGTACGGATCCGCTCCGCCTAGACGTCGAAGCGCCCGAGAAGCCCGACGGGCCGCCGCTGGCCGAAGTGGTCCTGCAGGCCGGGGACATGCTGTACGTACCGCGCGGCTGGTGGCACGCGGTGGCCGCCACGCAGGGCCGCTCCCTGCACCTGACGTGCGGCCTGACCCCGGCGACCGGACACCACCTCCTGGTGTGGCTGGCCGGACAGCTCCTCCACTCCCCCACCCTGCGCGCGAACGTACCGACCGTGGCCGGCCCCGCCGACCGCGCCGCCTACGCCGAGCAGCTGCGCAAGGAGGTCGCCGAGGCGCTCCACCCTCACGTGGTCGCCGAGTTCGCCGCCTCCATGGACGCCCGCGACCCCGGCCGCCCGGCCCCGTCCCTGCCGCACATCGGCGTCGTCCCCGCCGATCCGGAGCTGATCCTGGCCCTCACGACGGCCCGGGCCGCGCTGGAGGGGGCCGACGGGTCGGTGGTGCTGCGCGCCGCCGGACACGAATGGGAGCTCCACCCCTCCGTCCGCCCCGTGCTGGAGGCCCTGGTCTCCGGCGCCCGCCTCACCTTCGGGGAGCTGGCCGAGCGCTCCGGCCTCACCGTGGAACAGGTCGCGGCCCTCGCCACCGAGCTGGTATCCAAGGACGCGGCCGCCGTCTCCCACAGGTAG
- a CDS encoding phosphotransferase: MFDAPAPATVDRMLTAQQHAADQFGLRATGRRVWGYRGRTLSGAAGPHWLRVVCAEAGTEGGTLWNGPSTSRALPASVPRPDLFRIRDWTTEGYAYRAELYAFAPDPMVSPRPVLDEDPGLPETWWKEMRAALDALADIPPPADREAVREEYLRRVIPEFTDHQVEDVAWSTAHGDLHYGNLTRGPHILDWEGWGRAPYGYDAATLYVYALLTPETAARIRAQLAPVLDRPEARTGLLTVCAQVLQAQDRVDFYAELADPVREHLAHL; the protein is encoded by the coding sequence ATGTTCGACGCCCCCGCCCCCGCCACCGTCGACCGGATGCTGACCGCCCAGCAGCACGCCGCCGACCAGTTCGGCCTGCGCGCCACCGGCCGCCGGGTGTGGGGGTACCGGGGCCGGACCCTGTCGGGCGCCGCCGGCCCGCACTGGCTCCGCGTCGTCTGCGCCGAGGCCGGCACCGAGGGCGGCACGCTGTGGAACGGCCCGTCCACCTCCCGCGCCCTCCCCGCCTCGGTGCCGCGCCCCGACCTGTTCCGCATCCGGGACTGGACCACCGAGGGCTACGCCTACCGGGCCGAGCTGTACGCCTTCGCCCCCGACCCGATGGTCTCCCCGCGCCCCGTCCTCGACGAGGACCCGGGCCTGCCCGAGACGTGGTGGAAGGAGATGCGGGCGGCCCTGGACGCCCTCGCCGACATCCCGCCGCCGGCGGACCGCGAGGCCGTACGCGAGGAGTACCTGCGCCGCGTCATCCCCGAGTTCACCGACCACCAGGTCGAGGACGTCGCCTGGTCCACCGCCCACGGCGACCTCCACTACGGCAACCTCACCCGCGGCCCGCACATCCTGGACTGGGAAGGCTGGGGCCGCGCCCCGTACGGCTACGACGCCGCCACCCTGTACGTCTACGCGCTGCTGACCCCCGAGACGGCCGCCCGCATCCGGGCCCAGCTGGCCCCGGTCCTGGACCGGCCCGAGGCACGCACCGGCCTGCTGACCGTGTGCGCCCAGGTCCTCCAGGCCCAGGACCGCGTCGACTTCTACGCCGAGCTCGCCGACCCCGTCCGCGAGCACCTGGCCCACCTGTAG